From the Candidatus Abyssobacteria bacterium SURF_5 genome, one window contains:
- the uvrA gene encoding excinuclease ABC subunit UvrA: MSGANPKIRFKGIRVHNLKNLDLYLERNRLTVVTGVSGSGKSSLAFDTIYAEGQRRYVESLSAYARQFLEKMDKPDLDNVEGIPPAIAIQQKPPSKSSRSTVGTATEIYDYLRLLFARIGNVHCRSCGKQVRRHTVEDILEALVAFSGKRAFIIAPKGIVTDSTPAQLAEFSKRGFARIIVEKRIRELEEAVSEALPAGAEWGLVIDRMQISPQSRSRLADSLELAYGEGDRRLEVHIVDGPKLKFTSRHLCPECDLEYEDPFPQLFSFNSPLGACQECNGFGNIIRLDMDLVVPNKQKTLNEGAIKPWTFPNYEWPMAELRQIAEKERIPLDVPFERLSEKNVRLLMEGKRFFPGIIKFFEMLEKKKYKLHIRVLLSRFRSYVTCPKCNGDRLRPEALAVKIAGNSVADLCRSRVTSSISFLESLELPKQKREIADLLLKEIIRRLRYLVDVGLDYVTLDRLTRTLSGGESQRINLASCLGSGLTDTLYILDEPSIGMHPKDNDRLINILKKLRDTHNTVLVVEHDADIISAADEVVDLGPGAGASGGSIIFQGDVQELKRSRKSLTGQYLSGKRTIGNGRARRLPHGYLRVLGAREHNLKDIDVDFPLGVLTCVTGVSGSGKSTLVDETLYRGILRQQGYSCDRPGAHEALVGVDEIEQAIMVDQSPIGRTPRSNPITYMHAFSEIRTLFASTISAQLRQFTASDFSFNVGRGRCQKCGGDGTLKIEMQFLADVYITCDACDGRRYKSSILDVRYKDKTIHDVLQMTVSEACTFFGDIPSLRSRLKVLMNTGLGYLTLGQPSNVLSAGEAQRLKLAAHIAEGKSTRTLFIFDEPTTGLHFHDIGKLIDCFNALVDMGNTVVVIEHNMEVIKCADYVIDLGPGGGDEGGRVVAFGPPEKIAATIASHTGQYLKKHLSGRPLKN; this comes from the coding sequence ATGTCGGGGGCAAATCCGAAAATCAGATTCAAGGGCATTCGTGTTCACAATTTAAAGAACCTCGATCTGTATCTGGAGCGCAACAGGCTTACGGTAGTAACCGGAGTGAGCGGCTCGGGCAAGTCGAGTCTTGCTTTCGACACAATCTATGCCGAGGGGCAGCGCCGCTACGTCGAGTCTCTGTCGGCATACGCCCGCCAGTTCCTGGAAAAGATGGATAAGCCGGACCTCGACAATGTTGAGGGTATCCCGCCTGCAATCGCCATTCAGCAGAAACCGCCTTCGAAAAGTTCACGCTCGACGGTAGGCACAGCAACGGAGATCTATGATTATTTGAGGCTTTTGTTTGCCCGCATCGGAAATGTCCATTGCCGCTCCTGCGGCAAGCAGGTCCGAAGGCACACGGTCGAGGACATATTGGAGGCGCTTGTTGCTTTCTCGGGGAAGAGGGCCTTCATCATTGCCCCAAAAGGAATTGTCACGGACAGCACACCGGCTCAACTGGCGGAATTCAGCAAGCGCGGATTTGCGCGAATAATAGTTGAGAAAAGGATTCGCGAGCTGGAAGAGGCGGTTTCAGAAGCGTTGCCGGCCGGAGCGGAATGGGGGCTGGTTATTGACCGGATGCAGATAAGTCCGCAATCGCGCTCTCGGCTGGCGGATTCGCTCGAATTGGCTTATGGCGAAGGCGATCGAAGGCTGGAAGTTCACATCGTGGATGGGCCGAAGCTGAAATTTACCAGCCGCCATCTCTGTCCCGAATGCGATCTTGAATACGAAGACCCATTTCCTCAACTGTTCTCTTTCAACAGCCCGCTGGGCGCCTGCCAGGAATGCAATGGATTCGGAAACATCATCAGGCTCGATATGGATCTCGTGGTTCCGAACAAGCAGAAGACGTTGAATGAAGGCGCGATCAAGCCATGGACATTTCCGAACTACGAGTGGCCGATGGCGGAGTTGAGGCAGATCGCGGAAAAAGAGAGGATTCCGCTTGATGTCCCGTTCGAGCGGCTGTCGGAGAAGAATGTACGCTTGCTGATGGAAGGCAAGCGCTTCTTCCCCGGCATCATCAAATTCTTCGAGATGCTCGAAAAGAAGAAGTACAAGCTTCACATCCGCGTGCTTCTCAGCAGGTTCCGCAGTTACGTCACTTGTCCGAAATGCAATGGCGATCGCCTGCGACCTGAAGCGCTTGCAGTCAAGATAGCGGGAAATTCAGTCGCCGATCTCTGCCGCAGCCGAGTCACCTCGTCGATAAGTTTTCTGGAAAGCCTGGAGCTTCCGAAGCAGAAGCGTGAAATTGCCGACCTGCTCTTGAAGGAGATTATACGGCGTTTGCGGTATCTTGTGGACGTCGGACTGGATTATGTTACGCTTGACCGTCTCACCCGCACCCTCTCGGGTGGCGAATCGCAGAGGATCAATCTCGCCTCGTGTTTAGGCTCGGGTCTCACAGACACCCTCTACATTCTGGACGAACCCAGCATCGGGATGCATCCAAAAGATAACGACAGATTGATCAACATTCTGAAGAAACTTCGCGATACGCACAATACGGTTCTCGTTGTCGAACATGATGCAGATATCATATCTGCGGCTGATGAGGTGGTAGACTTGGGGCCGGGCGCCGGCGCCAGCGGCGGCTCGATCATTTTTCAGGGGGACGTTCAGGAGCTGAAGCGCTCGCGCAAATCGCTGACGGGGCAGTATCTCAGCGGGAAACGGACGATAGGCAATGGGCGCGCCCGGCGACTTCCGCATGGCTATCTGAGGGTGCTGGGTGCGCGCGAGCACAATCTGAAGGATATCGACGTTGATTTTCCGCTGGGAGTGCTCACGTGTGTGACCGGCGTGTCTGGTTCGGGAAAAAGCACTCTCGTGGATGAGACGTTGTATCGGGGCATTCTGCGCCAGCAAGGCTATTCGTGCGACCGGCCGGGCGCTCATGAGGCGCTGGTAGGGGTAGACGAGATCGAGCAGGCGATCATGGTGGATCAATCTCCGATTGGGCGGACGCCGCGCTCGAACCCGATCACGTACATGCATGCCTTCTCCGAGATCCGCACCCTTTTCGCTTCGACTATTTCCGCGCAGTTGCGCCAGTTCACCGCGAGCGACTTCTCGTTCAACGTGGGAAGAGGGCGGTGCCAAAAATGCGGCGGCGACGGCACGCTCAAGATAGAGATGCAGTTTTTGGCCGACGTATATATTACGTGCGATGCGTGCGACGGCAGACGGTACAAATCGTCAATTCTGGATGTCCGGTATAAGGACAAGACCATTCACGATGTCCTTCAGATGACCGTGTCGGAGGCCTGCACCTTTTTCGGGGATATCCCATCGCTAAGAAGCCGTCTGAAGGTGCTCATGAATACCGGGCTGGGATATCTCACACTCGGACAACCATCGAATGTGCTTTCGGCGGGCGAGGCCCAGCGCTTGAAATTGGCCGCGCATATCGCCGAAGGAAAATCCACGAGGACCCTGTTCATTTTTGATGAACCGACGACAGGCCTGCATTTCCATGATATCGGCAAGTTGATCGACTGCTTCAATGCGCTCGTTGATATGGGCAACACTGTTGTCGTGATCGAACACAATATGGAAGTGATCAAGTGCGCGGATTACGTAATTGATCTGGGGCCCGGCGGCGGGGATGAGGGAGGCCGAGT
- a CDS encoding PAS domain S-box protein — protein sequence MMGTKYLSPSIYDERIGYRLTLSFALTGVIPLLLSTYLIGAIWLPGLQVWARVGLLLGCSLLISLLGYFLSRTIVRTILKTSEAAKEIADGNLSRRLEIRNERAEINTLVDSFNRITAQLEQKVKDVQASEEKVRHLLNNIPDLLYYLEPSGLISSINHEVGELLGYTEAELVGQEFSTIVHPDDYRKYEPVLKERRSDERRLTRGLHIRLKTKAGEYRDFEINSRGIYDLANVFLGTEGLARDITAQLALESEREEFLYMLTHDIKNPISAILFIIYMMRDGTISPPKYPEYYEKMERACNGVNMLVEDFLEVKKFERGLAVLDVRPTDLAPLVKEIVLTYQSEARAKQKQLSYRLHAEGESVPAVVDEKYFQRAVENLLTNAIKFSRNRIEMVVKKNQDCVEIQVSDDGPGVSDEEREHIFKLFHRSSGARMTKGIGVGLTSAERIIRAHGGSLRVDPGNGNGCSFIITLPPVSGITMPQSVLPEAPILQPAQQSP from the coding sequence ATGATGGGCACGAAATATTTATCCCCCAGCATCTATGACGAACGAATCGGTTACAGGCTCACCCTCTCATTTGCGCTGACGGGCGTCATTCCTTTGCTCCTGAGCACGTATCTGATCGGGGCCATCTGGCTGCCGGGCTTGCAGGTTTGGGCGAGGGTAGGTCTGCTTCTTGGTTGCAGTCTTCTGATATCGCTGCTCGGGTATTTTCTGTCCAGGACAATAGTGCGGACGATACTGAAGACGTCGGAGGCCGCCAAGGAGATCGCCGACGGGAATCTATCGAGGCGGTTGGAGATTCGCAACGAGCGCGCCGAGATCAATACGCTTGTGGACTCGTTCAACAGAATTACGGCTCAACTGGAGCAGAAGGTGAAGGATGTGCAGGCGTCTGAGGAAAAAGTGCGCCACCTGCTGAATAATATTCCTGACTTGCTATACTATCTCGAACCGAGCGGCCTTATTTCTTCAATAAATCATGAGGTAGGGGAGCTGTTGGGATACACGGAAGCGGAACTGGTCGGCCAGGAATTTTCGACGATTGTGCATCCCGATGATTACCGCAAGTACGAGCCTGTTTTGAAAGAGCGCAGGTCGGATGAGCGGCGGTTAACACGGGGCTTGCATATCCGGCTCAAGACGAAGGCGGGCGAGTACCGCGACTTTGAGATCAATTCGCGCGGGATCTACGACTTGGCGAATGTCTTTTTGGGCACTGAAGGTTTGGCTCGCGACATCACGGCGCAACTGGCGCTGGAATCTGAGCGCGAAGAATTCCTGTACATGCTGACGCACGACATCAAGAACCCGATATCAGCGATTCTGTTCATTATTTATATGATGCGGGACGGCACGATTTCTCCACCCAAATATCCCGAATATTACGAGAAAATGGAACGAGCGTGCAATGGAGTGAACATGCTGGTCGAGGACTTTCTCGAGGTCAAGAAATTTGAGCGCGGGCTTGCGGTTTTGGATGTTCGGCCCACGGATCTGGCGCCTCTGGTTAAGGAGATCGTTCTTACCTATCAGTCTGAGGCGCGGGCCAAACAAAAACAGTTGTCTTATCGTCTTCATGCCGAGGGAGAGTCCGTGCCGGCCGTCGTGGATGAGAAATACTTTCAGAGAGCCGTTGAAAACCTTCTCACCAACGCAATCAAATTTTCGCGAAACCGGATTGAAATGGTTGTGAAGAAAAACCAAGATTGCGTGGAGATTCAAGTGAGCGACGATGGGCCGGGTGTGTCAGACGAAGAGAGGGAGCACATTTTCAAACTATTTCATCGTTCATCAGGCGCGAGAATGACCAAGGGCATTGGTGTCGGTCTCACTTCGGCTGAAAGGATCATCCGTGCCCATGGCGGCTCACTGCGGGTGGACCCGGGAAATGGGAATGGCTGCTCGTTCATCATCACTCTTCCGCCGGTTTCCGGAATCACCATGCCTCAATCCGTTCTTCCCGAAGCGCCGATCCTGCAACCAGCGCAACAGTCCCCGTAG
- the ggt gene encoding gamma-glutamyltransferase, producing MAKAEKYKAMVATAHPLATGVGISVLEKGGNCVDAAVAVAAALNVVDMANTGIGGDAFALVYFKKEGKVVGLNASGRSPFAATIEEYRKRGHAAVPERGPLSITTPGALSGWAMLHERYGVLPFGSLLQPAIDLARNGFEINAAIAIFIGISSGVICGYPTTEEIYLKPFGGMPGPGERMVQENLAKSLEQVAKEGVDSFYKGPLGRRISEFVRQSGGVLSERDFVEHRPNWVEPISTTYRGYEVVTIPPNSQGLALLQMLNIFEKLDVKSLSLNPVDLLHYQIEAKKIVFRDRARYYCDPEFHDVPVEHLLSEECARKYRSSIDPGRAAEAGSATAGMSGDTTYFSIVDAEGNAVSFINSLFDLFGSGMVAGDTGIILQNRGKSFSLDPGHCNALEPHKRPMHTLVPCMVLRESRPYLVLGCIGGDQQTQGLLQILTNIIDLDMSPQEAINAPRWRSYENGRLVLEAAIGENVVQSLSQRGHPLTDEIDFFGGSQCIRIEEDGSLTGATDPRLAGCWQGLH from the coding sequence GTGGCCAAAGCGGAGAAATATAAAGCCATGGTGGCCACCGCACACCCGCTTGCAACCGGCGTGGGCATTTCAGTGCTCGAAAAGGGGGGCAATTGCGTCGACGCGGCGGTTGCGGTCGCGGCAGCGCTGAATGTTGTGGACATGGCGAATACGGGCATCGGGGGAGATGCTTTTGCCCTGGTGTATTTCAAAAAAGAAGGCAAAGTCGTTGGATTGAACGCAAGCGGCAGGTCGCCTTTTGCGGCCACGATAGAAGAGTATCGGAAGCGCGGGCATGCCGCAGTGCCCGAACGAGGGCCTCTCTCAATCACCACACCCGGCGCGCTGAGCGGATGGGCGATGCTACATGAGCGTTACGGCGTCCTTCCTTTTGGAAGCCTTCTTCAGCCCGCAATCGATCTGGCGAGGAACGGCTTCGAGATCAATGCCGCCATCGCCATCTTTATCGGAATCAGTTCCGGCGTCATCTGCGGATATCCGACTACCGAAGAAATCTATTTGAAACCGTTTGGCGGAATGCCGGGGCCGGGTGAGCGAATGGTTCAGGAAAACCTCGCGAAGAGTCTCGAACAGGTGGCAAAGGAAGGAGTCGACTCCTTCTATAAGGGCCCGCTGGGCCGCCGAATATCCGAATTCGTTCGGCAGTCGGGCGGAGTCTTATCTGAACGCGATTTTGTCGAACATCGCCCGAACTGGGTCGAGCCCATCAGCACGACGTATCGCGGATATGAAGTCGTTACCATCCCGCCGAATTCGCAGGGGCTGGCTCTGCTCCAGATGCTCAACATCTTTGAAAAACTTGACGTGAAGTCGCTGAGTCTTAATCCCGTCGACCTGCTGCATTACCAAATCGAAGCCAAGAAAATCGTTTTCCGCGACCGAGCCCGATATTATTGTGATCCAGAGTTTCACGATGTTCCGGTGGAGCACCTGCTGAGCGAGGAATGTGCTCGCAAGTACAGGAGCAGCATTGATCCCGGGCGGGCGGCCGAAGCTGGAAGCGCGACCGCAGGCATGAGCGGAGACACGACATATTTCTCAATTGTCGACGCCGAGGGCAATGCCGTCTCCTTCATCAACAGCCTCTTCGACCTCTTCGGGTCGGGAATGGTCGCGGGCGATACCGGGATCATCCTCCAGAACAGGGGAAAAAGTTTTTCACTCGATCCCGGCCATTGCAACGCGCTGGAGCCGCACAAGCGCCCGATGCACACTCTTGTTCCCTGTATGGTTCTGCGCGAATCCAGACCTTATCTGGTCCTTGGATGCATTGGAGGAGATCAACAAACCCAGGGGCTGTTGCAAATCCTCACGAACATTATCGATCTCGACATGTCGCCGCAGGAAGCGATCAACGCGCCACGATGGCGCAGCTACGAAAACGGCAGACTTGTCCTTGAAGCGGCGATAGGGGAGAATGTTGTGCAGTCGCTGTCCCAACGGGGACACCCGCTGACCGACGAAATCGATTTCTTCGGCGGATCCCAGTGTATCCGCATCGAGGAAGACGGGAGTTTGACCGGCGCCACGGATCCGCGGCTGGCGGGATGCTGGCAAGGGCTGCACTAA
- a CDS encoding MBL fold metallo-hydrolase yields MMSNPAQHLLERLAIHQICTPNSSSNIETNCYFINDSVPTLIDTGIASSEAYEALSAALSEHRRSVADIKRILLTHGHADHRALAPRIQAESGAEIYYHHAERSRVTGAPSSGKDPGKEIEFFHSLGVPHDLAVRLVDGPEDPAIKPRAPSAIALSGGEEFLFDAMALNVIHTPGHSGGSICFLDNEHDLLFTGDTLLPTSRITAFIELEVSVQNADYNPLNLHLESLERLEMLGPKQVLPGHGDPFHGCSIINGEVRERHRKRRTHILRALRHGPKTLYQICRSVFLFNSDEDLYLALSDVLGNVGILHDEGKVRQRRDGRHFLYEII; encoded by the coding sequence GTGATGAGCAATCCGGCGCAGCATCTGCTAGAGCGTTTGGCCATCCACCAGATATGTACTCCCAACTCCTCTTCCAACATTGAGACGAACTGCTACTTCATCAACGATTCGGTGCCGACACTGATTGATACGGGAATCGCAAGCAGCGAGGCATACGAGGCTCTCAGCGCGGCGTTGTCCGAGCACCGACGCTCGGTGGCGGATATAAAGCGGATTCTTCTGACGCACGGCCACGCCGATCATCGGGCGCTGGCGCCGCGCATCCAGGCTGAATCGGGTGCGGAGATTTATTATCATCATGCGGAGCGCAGCCGGGTGACGGGTGCTCCGAGCAGCGGAAAAGATCCGGGCAAAGAGATCGAGTTTTTTCATTCGCTGGGAGTTCCTCATGATTTGGCGGTCAGGCTGGTGGATGGACCGGAGGACCCCGCAATCAAGCCGCGAGCGCCTTCCGCAATTGCCTTGAGCGGCGGCGAGGAATTTCTTTTCGATGCGATGGCGCTCAACGTAATCCATACTCCCGGTCACTCCGGCGGCTCGATCTGTTTTCTGGACAATGAGCATGACCTCCTTTTCACCGGCGACACCTTGCTGCCGACCTCCAGGATAACCGCATTCATTGAACTCGAAGTATCGGTACAGAATGCCGACTACAATCCGCTCAATCTGCACCTGGAAAGTCTTGAGCGCCTCGAAATGCTCGGACCGAAGCAGGTGCTCCCCGGTCACGGCGATCCTTTCCACGGTTGCAGCATTATCAATGGCGAAGTCCGCGAGCGCCATCGGAAGAGGCGAACCCATATTCTCCGGGCGCTCAGGCATGGGCCGAAGACTCTCTACCAGATTTGCCGGTCGGTTTTCCTTTTCAATTCGGACGAAGACCTATACCTCGCCCTCAGCGACGTGCTGGGCAATGTTGGCATCCTCCATGACGAAGGCAAGGTGCGACAACGACGTGACGGGCGTCATTTCCTTTACGAAATAATATAA
- a CDS encoding alpha/beta fold hydrolase, which translates to MRTLNPDKVAAFKFANGPVGCLLTHGFTGSPFEMRELGEYLAGKGLTVLCRPLPGHGTSARDMLKTNWHNWYRGAVDNLAELSKSCEKVFLCGMSMGGTLSLHMAAHYARRYKVAGVAAYGAPIYLKNILLPILPLAKKVLTFKPPSESDVADPAAKEAQESYDRTPLECISSLLELLSHVRNDLQDITVPALLIQSTKDNTVHPPNVWLVHKLLGSSDKTVIEVNRSYHVITVDYDKDIVKEKTYEFIRRVAKL; encoded by the coding sequence GTGCGAACATTAAATCCGGATAAAGTTGCGGCATTCAAATTCGCAAACGGCCCGGTGGGCTGCCTTCTCACTCACGGGTTCACCGGTTCCCCATTTGAAATGCGCGAGCTTGGTGAGTATCTCGCGGGCAAAGGGCTGACGGTGTTGTGCCGGCCGCTGCCGGGACATGGGACGAGCGCTCGCGACATGCTGAAGACGAACTGGCACAACTGGTACCGGGGGGCGGTGGACAATCTTGCGGAACTGAGTAAGAGCTGCGAGAAAGTTTTCTTGTGCGGCATGTCGATGGGGGGCACATTGAGCCTTCACATGGCCGCCCATTATGCGCGACGGTACAAGGTTGCCGGAGTGGCGGCCTACGGCGCGCCCATTTACCTGAAAAACATCCTTCTGCCGATCCTTCCGCTGGCGAAGAAGGTTCTTACATTCAAGCCGCCATCCGAAAGCGATGTCGCTGATCCTGCCGCCAAGGAAGCGCAGGAGAGTTACGACCGCACGCCGCTCGAGTGCATATCTTCTCTGCTTGAACTTCTCTCGCACGTGAGGAACGACCTTCAGGACATCACCGTGCCGGCTCTGCTGATCCAGAGCACGAAGGACAACACGGTACATCCTCCGAACGTGTGGCTCGTTCATAAGCTGCTCGGCAGCTCCGACAAGACCGTGATTGAAGTAAATCGGTCATATCATGTGATCACGGTCGACTACGATAAGGATATCGTCAAGGAGAAGACCTACGAGTTTATTCGACGGGTCGCAAAGCTGTGA
- a CDS encoding nitroreductase: MDTIDAIKSRRSIRKYKDTSITDEQLRTLLEAVQWAPSWANVQCWEIIVVKDASVKEKLAATLSPGNPSTEAVKTAPVVIVGCAKKGQSGYYKGQALTSKGDWLMYDMGLAMENLVLAAQSMGLGTVHIGAFNIEEAEKALGVPEGVTVVAMTPVGVPAADSRAPKRRAIEEFVHYDKY; the protein is encoded by the coding sequence ATGGACACAATTGATGCGATCAAATCGCGGCGCAGCATCAGGAAGTATAAGGATACATCCATCACGGATGAGCAATTGCGGACGCTGCTCGAGGCCGTTCAGTGGGCGCCGTCATGGGCGAATGTGCAGTGTTGGGAGATAATTGTGGTGAAGGATGCATCCGTGAAAGAGAAGCTTGCCGCCACATTGTCGCCCGGTAATCCATCTACGGAAGCCGTGAAGACAGCGCCCGTTGTCATCGTGGGATGCGCGAAGAAGGGACAGTCCGGCTACTATAAGGGGCAGGCGCTCACCAGCAAGGGCGACTGGCTGATGTATGACATGGGGCTCGCGATGGAGAACCTGGTGCTGGCGGCGCAGTCAATGGGGCTCGGCACCGTTCATATAGGCGCCTTTAACATAGAGGAAGCGGAGAAAGCGCTGGGAGTGCCCGAGGGTGTTACGGTGGTAGCGATGACGCCGGTGGGCGTGCCGGCGGCCGACAGCCGCGCTCCGAAGCGGCGCGCGATCGAGGAATTCGTCCATTACGATAAATACTAA
- a CDS encoding NAD-dependent deacylase: protein MDRLIREAAEQIAGATKVIALTGAGISVESGIPAFRGTQGLWDKYDPMEYATIEAFRSNPFKIWTMLRELSDLVIGAKPNPGHTGLAELEIIGKLSSIVTQNVDGLHQAAGSTSVIEFHGNGRNLVCLSCRRRYSREEIPPEMFPPMCACLNILKPDVVFFGEMIPMHALLAAQSEVRDCDVMLVVGTSAQVEPAASLPFAAKARGAKVIEVNPEPTGLTRHLSDIAIHENASAVMPAIVKMVRELLHV, encoded by the coding sequence GTGGATAGGTTGATTCGAGAGGCGGCCGAGCAGATAGCCGGCGCAACGAAAGTGATCGCGCTCACAGGAGCGGGAATTTCGGTGGAGAGTGGGATTCCCGCTTTTCGAGGCACCCAGGGCCTGTGGGACAAGTACGACCCGATGGAGTACGCCACCATCGAAGCCTTTCGGTCAAATCCTTTCAAGATATGGACCATGCTTCGCGAGTTGAGCGACCTCGTGATCGGCGCCAAGCCCAATCCGGGCCATACGGGACTTGCGGAGCTCGAGATCATCGGCAAACTGAGCAGCATCGTGACGCAGAATGTCGACGGACTTCATCAGGCAGCCGGAAGCACATCCGTTATCGAGTTTCACGGGAACGGCCGCAACCTCGTGTGTCTCTCGTGCCGTCGCCGCTATTCGCGCGAAGAGATCCCGCCGGAAATGTTTCCGCCGATGTGCGCGTGCCTGAACATCTTGAAGCCCGACGTCGTTTTCTTTGGTGAAATGATTCCGATGCATGCACTGCTCGCGGCCCAGTCGGAAGTGCGCGATTGCGATGTCATGCTGGTGGTCGGGACGTCTGCGCAGGTTGAGCCGGCTGCCAGCCTGCCGTTTGCGGCCAAGGCGCGAGGAGCGAAAGTCATTGAAGTCAATCCGGAGCCGACGGGTTTGACACGACATCTTTCCGATATCGCCATCCACGAAAACGCTTCTGCGGTGATGCCGGCGATCGTAAAAATGGTGAGAGAATTACTGCACGTGTAA
- a CDS encoding acyl-CoA dehydrogenase, with amino-acid sequence MGFELTEEQAQLQRTVQKFAEKELAPIAAEADEKGEFHREIYSRLAELGLLGIPCPEEYGGAGLDYSTYVIVIEEIAKQCLSTAVGLAVQGLPQIMIGLFGNETQKKTYLAPLASGEKLGAFALTEPNAGSDAASLKTSATLDGDHYLLNGTKVFITHGGVADVYLVMAKTDHSKGPRGISSFIVENGAPGFHSGKLEKKMGLRSSPTREIIFDNCRIPRSNLVGKEGDGFKIAMTALDSGRITIGAAAVGLAQAALDESIKYAKQREQFNQPISAFQGIQFMLADMATSVRAARNLVREAAWLKDTGKPFSHVAAMAKLFATDTAMKVTTDAVQIFGGYGYMQDYPVERLMRSAKVTQIVEGTNQIQRIVIARHLLK; translated from the coding sequence ATGGGCTTTGAATTGACGGAAGAGCAGGCGCAACTCCAGCGGACGGTTCAGAAATTTGCCGAGAAGGAATTGGCTCCAATCGCGGCCGAGGCGGACGAGAAAGGGGAATTCCATCGGGAGATATACAGCAGGCTGGCCGAGCTCGGGCTGCTTGGAATTCCGTGCCCGGAGGAATACGGCGGCGCGGGCTTGGACTATTCGACATATGTTATAGTTATTGAGGAGATCGCAAAGCAGTGCCTGTCGACCGCGGTCGGACTGGCCGTTCAGGGGCTTCCCCAGATAATGATCGGGTTATTCGGAAACGAAACCCAGAAGAAAACATATCTGGCGCCGCTGGCCTCGGGCGAGAAGCTTGGCGCGTTCGCGCTGACTGAACCGAATGCCGGTTCGGACGCCGCCTCTTTGAAGACGTCGGCGACTCTCGACGGCGACCACTATCTCCTGAATGGCACGAAAGTATTCATTACCCACGGCGGCGTAGCGGACGTTTACCTGGTGATGGCAAAAACGGACCATTCAAAAGGTCCGCGTGGAATCAGTTCCTTCATTGTCGAGAATGGGGCGCCCGGCTTTCATTCGGGGAAACTGGAAAAAAAGATGGGGCTTCGCTCCTCGCCGACGCGAGAAATCATTTTCGATAACTGCCGGATTCCCCGGAGTAACCTGGTCGGCAAAGAAGGCGACGGATTCAAGATAGCGATGACGGCGCTGGATTCGGGGCGTATCACGATTGGCGCAGCCGCGGTCGGCCTGGCGCAAGCGGCTCTTGACGAATCGATCAAATACGCGAAACAGCGAGAGCAGTTCAATCAGCCGATCTCGGCATTCCAGGGAATACAATTCATGCTTGCCGATATGGCCACCTCGGTTCGGGCGGCGCGCAACCTTGTCAGGGAGGCCGCCTGGCTCAAAGACACGGGAAAACCGTTCTCGCACGTGGCCGCGATGGCGAAGCTTTTTGCGACCGACACCGCGATGAAGGTTACCACCGACGCGGTGCAAATCTTCGGGGGATACGGCTACATGCAGGATTATCCCGTCGAGCGTTTGATGCGATCGGCCAAAGTCACGCAGATTGTCGAAGGGACCAACCAGATACAGCGCATCGTGATCGCGCGCCATTTGCTGAAATGA